The Stackebrandtia nassauensis DSM 44728 genome includes the window CAGTTCGGCGCACACCTCGTCGAGGTTGGCGGTGTCGGCGCGGATGACGTAGGCGGCTTTGGCCAGCGGCAGTTCGGCGGCCAGTTTTTCACCCAATCCGGTGGGGTCGGTGACCGCGAACGGCTTCTCGGAGTACAGCCAGTCGCTGGCCGCGCCGGAGGCGTCGGTGACCATGACGTCGGCGGCGTTGACGCAGTCGATGAGCGACATGGTCTCGCTGGTCGTCTTGCCCCACTTGTGTTCCCGGCCCGATGCCTCGGCGTCGGCGGCCAGGAGCCGTTCCACGGCGTCCAGTTGCCGGGCGGCGGCCGGGTTGCGGCGGGTGTAGGGGTGCGGGCGGACGATGACGGTGACGCCGCGCGCGATCAGGGCGGCGCAGATGTCGCGGGCCATCGGCAGCGAGCAGAAGTTGACGTCCTCGGACAGGCCGGTCCAGGTGGGCGCGTACAGCGCCACCGTCGGCGTGTCGGCGGCCTTGGCGCGGGGCCCGACGGTGACCTTGGCGACCTGCGGGTGCCCGACGATACGGAACTTCGCGGTCGGGATGTCGATGCCGTGGTTGTGGTAGCGGTCGATCCCGGCCTGTCCGGCCACGAAGATCCGGTCGTACATGGCGCTGATCGGGTTGTAGCTGGCGGGTTTGTCGCTGTCGCCGTGCATCAGCTGGATGTGCGTCAGGTGCGCGAAGCGCACGCACTGGGCGTTGTGCATGCTCTGGTTGACGTAGAACACCGCTTTGACGGTGGGGACCAGCATGCTCTCCAGGTCGGTGATCGACGGCGCCACCACGATGGGGGCGGCGGTGCGGGGCGCGAAGTCGGGCAGGAACTCCCGGTCGCGCAGCACGATCAGGTAGTCGTCGCCGAGCCGGTCGAAGTACGGCAGCCACAGTCGCAGCTGGTATTCCGAGCCCTCGGGAGCGGCGAAGTGGACGATGAACCGCGGCGCGTGCGCCTTGACGGCGGCCAGCACGTCGTTGTCGCCGGAGTGGGCGCGACGGCGTCGGCCAAGCCATTTCTCGACGGTTCCAGCGGCGAGTCCGGCGGCGGCCAGGCCGCAGGCGACGGTCACGGCCCACTGTCCCCAGCCGAAGGCGCTCGCGGCGATGAACGCCAGTGACAGAACGGTGATCAGGGCGAAGGCGGTGCGGGGGTTGTTCCAGCGTTCCAGGCCGGAGCGGTTGACCGGCAGGTTGGCGGTCTCGAGCTTGCGGACGGTCAGCGCGGTGACCAGGCGCGGTTCGAAGGCGATGATCGCGATGAGCAGCGTGCCCGCGATCGCCCAGGAGTAGCCGACGCGGCCCTGCGAGCCCATCGCGAGGCCGATCAGGATCGCGGCGATGGCGAGGATCCGGCCGATGAGGTGCTGGCCGAGGCCGTCGGCGCGGTACCGGTAGCAGCCGTAGCCCAGCGTGGCCAAGCTCAGCAGGTAGCCGGGCCACGGCGTCGGCAGCAGCAGCATCGCCGCCACGGCCGCCAACGGGAGTCCGTTGGGGGCGGCCACGTCGATGAGCCTGCGCGCGAGGTGAGCCATTCGTCTACAGTGTCCTGTCGCGGAGCAGCTCGGCCGCGACCCGCAGATCGCCGGGGTAGGTGATCTTCAGGTTGTCCTCGCTGCCGGGCACGATTCCGATCGCCATGTGTGGAAGATAGCGGCGCACCACTCCGCAGTCGTCGGTGGGAGTGAAGTTGACGTCGGCGACGGCCAGCTCGTGGGCCCGGGCGAGCGTCCGCAGCCGAAACGCCTGCGGGGTCTGGCAGCGCCGCAGCCGGGAGCGGTCCGGGATGCCGCTGATGAGTTCGCGCGGCCCCGAAACGTCGACCTCCACAATGGTGTCGGTGGAGGGCACGGCGACGGTGACCGCCTCCAGTTCGTCCAGCGCGGTGACGCATTCGGTGACGGTGGCGACGTCGACGAGCGGACGCACCGCGTCGTGCACCAGCACCTTCGTGTCACTCGGATGGTCCGACAGCGCCGCCAGTCCGGCCCGCACCGAGGCGGCCCGGTCGGCGCCGCCGGGCGCGACCCCGCGCACCTTGCCGAAACCGTAGGACTTCACCAGTTCCTCCACGACGGCGACGTGTTCGCGGGGCGGGAACACGAAGATCTCGTCCACCTCCGGCGTGGCCTCGAAGACGTCGAGGGTGTGCGCCAGGATCTCGCGGCCGTCGATCTTGATCAGCTGTTTGGGAAGCGCCGAACCCAGCCGTGTTCCGGTGCCACCGGCGGGCAACACCGCCACGACAGGCGAACTCACGCCGCCAGCTGCCGCTCGATGTCGGCCGCGGACAGGTAGAGCTTGTAGGTGACCGCGGCCTCGGCCAGCAGCAGCAGCACGATCGCCGCGATGGTCACGCC containing:
- a CDS encoding CDP-glycerol glycerophosphotransferase family protein, producing the protein MAHLARRLIDVAAPNGLPLAAVAAMLLLPTPWPGYLLSLATLGYGCYRYRADGLGQHLIGRILAIAAILIGLAMGSQGRVGYSWAIAGTLLIAIIAFEPRLVTALTVRKLETANLPVNRSGLERWNNPRTAFALITVLSLAFIAASAFGWGQWAVTVACGLAAAGLAAGTVEKWLGRRRRAHSGDNDVLAAVKAHAPRFIVHFAAPEGSEYQLRLWLPYFDRLGDDYLIVLRDREFLPDFAPRTAAPIVVAPSITDLESMLVPTVKAVFYVNQSMHNAQCVRFAHLTHIQLMHGDSDKPASYNPISAMYDRIFVAGQAGIDRYHNHGIDIPTAKFRIVGHPQVAKVTVGPRAKAADTPTVALYAPTWTGLSEDVNFCSLPMARDICAALIARGVTVIVRPHPYTRRNPAAARQLDAVERLLAADAEASGREHKWGKTTSETMSLIDCVNAADVMVTDASGAASDWLYSEKPFAVTDPTGLGEKLAAELPLAKAAYVIRADTANLDEVCAELLDTDSLAADRHKMKAYYLGGFPADAYEEAFFTAARDCYTE
- the ispD gene encoding 2-C-methyl-D-erythritol 4-phosphate cytidylyltransferase, whose amino-acid sequence is MSSPVVAVLPAGGTGTRLGSALPKQLIKIDGREILAHTLDVFEATPEVDEIFVFPPREHVAVVEELVKSYGFGKVRGVAPGGADRAASVRAGLAALSDHPSDTKVLVHDAVRPLVDVATVTECVTALDELEAVTVAVPSTDTIVEVDVSGPRELISGIPDRSRLRRCQTPQAFRLRTLARAHELAVADVNFTPTDDCGVVRRYLPHMAIGIVPGSEDNLKITYPGDLRVAAELLRDRTL